From Gammaproteobacteria bacterium, the proteins below share one genomic window:
- the pbpC gene encoding peptidoglycan glycosyltransferase PbpC, with protein MREFVFPSFTLKTFSRRWAVIAFLLCVLIVGGMVLDTLLPLRLDRLHDLSPLITDRNGRALRAFLNGADAWRMAVDPSEVSPNFFTLLLAYEDRRFFQHFGIDPVAALRAAGQNLAAGRVVSGASTLTMQVARLLEPRARTFHAKLIETLRALQLEVHFSKHEILAMYLLLAPYGGNVEGIRAATLTLLGKGPAELTPGEAALLVALPRAPSHLRPDRWTERARMARDKVLNRAVAMGTLDPRIAMEAKQETVPNRRLPMPREAAHLAEIIKRRHPDQTYLHTTVDGELQRTLEGLARRETATLHERASLALLVVDNRTREVLAYLGGPNYLDERREGYVDMVQTTRSPGSALKPFIYGLGLDDGIIHPLTRLADVSTRFGDYAPRNFDRIFTGELTVREALQRSLNIPAVLVLDKIGPVRFAQALKRVGVRLVLPRGSRFPGLPVALGGASVSLWDMTSLYVGLSRDGLVAPLHSEPGQDERPPERLLAPASARQILHILEGSPPPPGIVRATEVRHRAAVALKTGTSYGFRDAWAFGVSSNYTVGIWVGRPDGTPSPDRYGRNTAAPLLYHVFDLLPEDLKTANRHESETPLPELLRWLSVGDAIPHTADPPRLIFPSTDMVLEVMEQDGTTMPLILTAFGGRRPLSWLVDGRLVAVSHIHRDASWTPEGSGFTRVTVIDADGRSDAVTVEIR; from the coding sequence ATGAGAGAGTTCGTATTCCCGAGTTTTACCCTCAAAACTTTCTCGCGCAGATGGGCAGTAATTGCGTTCCTTCTTTGCGTCCTGATAGTTGGCGGTATGGTATTGGACACACTGCTACCGTTGCGCTTGGACCGTTTACACGACCTATCCCCCCTAATTACCGACCGCAATGGTCGAGCATTGCGTGCCTTTCTCAATGGCGCTGACGCCTGGCGAATGGCCGTAGATCCCTCCGAGGTGTCGCCAAATTTCTTCACGCTGCTACTCGCCTATGAGGATCGGCGGTTCTTTCAACATTTTGGTATTGATCCCGTCGCGGCCTTGCGTGCGGCAGGCCAAAATCTTGCGGCCGGACGGGTGGTGTCGGGGGCTTCAACACTGACCATGCAGGTCGCTCGCCTATTGGAACCACGAGCGCGCACATTCCACGCCAAGCTGATTGAAACCCTTCGTGCGCTCCAATTGGAGGTACATTTCTCCAAACACGAAATTCTCGCGATGTACCTATTGTTGGCGCCCTATGGTGGCAACGTTGAGGGCATACGAGCGGCCACACTAACGCTACTTGGCAAGGGACCAGCGGAATTGACGCCAGGTGAGGCGGCGCTCCTGGTCGCTTTACCGCGTGCACCATCACACCTTCGCCCCGACCGTTGGACAGAGCGGGCACGGATGGCCCGTGATAAGGTGCTAAACCGCGCCGTAGCCATGGGCACACTCGATCCGCGCATTGCGATGGAAGCCAAGCAGGAGACTGTACCCAACCGCCGCCTACCCATGCCACGCGAGGCAGCCCACCTGGCGGAGATCATTAAACGCCGACACCCCGATCAAACGTACCTACATACGACCGTGGACGGTGAGTTACAACGGACACTGGAGGGGCTGGCGCGACGCGAGACCGCGACCCTGCACGAACGTGCCAGTCTGGCCTTGCTGGTGGTCGACAATCGCACCCGAGAGGTGCTTGCCTACCTCGGCGGACCGAACTACCTGGACGAGCGTCGTGAGGGCTACGTTGACATGGTCCAAACCACACGTTCGCCAGGATCAGCGCTGAAGCCCTTCATCTACGGTCTGGGCCTGGATGACGGCATCATCCATCCGCTGACTCGGTTGGCCGACGTGTCGACCCGCTTCGGCGACTACGCACCACGCAACTTTGACCGCATCTTCACCGGTGAATTGACGGTGCGCGAGGCCTTGCAGCGCTCACTCAACATCCCCGCCGTATTGGTATTGGACAAGATTGGCCCGGTACGCTTCGCCCAGGCGCTCAAGCGGGTAGGTGTACGACTGGTGCTACCACGAGGGTCTCGGTTTCCGGGGCTGCCGGTGGCGTTGGGCGGCGCCTCGGTCAGCCTGTGGGACATGACCTCGCTCTATGTAGGACTATCTCGCGATGGATTGGTAGCTCCGTTACATAGCGAACCGGGGCAAGACGAAAGGCCGCCGGAACGGCTACTTGCCCCGGCCTCTGCCCGTCAGATACTGCATATTCTCGAAGGTTCGCCGCCACCACCGGGCATCGTACGCGCCACCGAGGTACGCCATCGCGCTGCTGTGGCACTCAAGACCGGCACCAGTTACGGATTTCGCGACGCCTGGGCCTTTGGCGTCAGCAGTAATTACACGGTGGGAATATGGGTGGGACGCCCAGACGGTACCCCCAGCCCAGATCGCTACGGTCGTAACACCGCCGCGCCGTTGCTCTATCACGTCTTCGACCTACTGCCAGAGGATCTGAAAACCGCCAATCGCCACGAGTCGGAAACGCCACTACCGGAATTGCTCCGCTGGTTATCCGTTGGCGACGCAATACCACACACTGCTGACCCACCGCGTTTGATATTTCCCAGCACTGACATGGTACTAGAGGTTATGGAACAGGACGGCACCACCATGCCACTGATCTTAACGGCGTTCGGCGGGCGACGACCGCTCTCTTGGTTGGTAGACGGGCGCCTCGTCGCTGTTTCGCACATCCATCGAGATGCCTCGTGGACCCCCGAAGGCTCCGGCTTTACCCGTGTGACTGTTATTGACGCCGACGGTCGTAGTGACGCGGTGACAGTAGAAATCCGTTGA
- a CDS encoding conserved hypothetical protein (Evidence 4 : Unknown function but conserved in other organisms), whose translation MCQPKKIILVVDDLPENLDVIRSILVPDYTVHAVTSGALALTAAQSQIPDLILLDIIMPNMDGYEVCQQLKQHEVTRNIPVIFVTIRNQMEDEAYGLGLGAVDYITKPIKPSILRARIRTHLALADAMRQLTIQNQALIEATRLREDIEGITRHDLKAPLHIIIGIPQLLLRQCDFTDKQRRFVHQITVSGYRMLDMINRSLDIFKMENGVYKFKPERVDLLAVIRGVLEELAMMISEKQLRVDLLVGNQEAHEEQRVETMAESLLCHSMFSNLCRNAIEASPGGGLITIRFSCHPTLVVSIENVGEVPPEIRERFFEKFVTAGKNQGTGFGTYSAMLIARIQKGTIELDTSIVGRTCIRVNLMAAADQLE comes from the coding sequence ATGTGCCAACCCAAGAAAATAATTCTGGTGGTGGACGATTTACCAGAGAATCTTGACGTAATCAGGTCTATTCTGGTCCCGGATTACACAGTTCATGCGGTTACCAGCGGTGCCTTGGCCTTAACGGCTGCTCAGTCACAAATACCAGACTTGATCCTGCTCGATATCATAATGCCGAATATGGATGGTTATGAGGTCTGTCAACAACTCAAGCAACATGAGGTTACTCGCAATATTCCTGTTATTTTTGTTACGATTAGGAATCAGATGGAAGATGAGGCCTATGGGTTGGGGTTGGGGGCGGTTGATTATATTACTAAACCCATCAAGCCGTCGATTTTGCGGGCACGGATCCGTACTCATCTTGCGCTAGCGGATGCAATGCGGCAGCTCACTATTCAGAATCAGGCATTGATCGAGGCAACGCGTTTGCGTGAGGACATCGAGGGGATTACCCGTCACGACTTGAAGGCGCCACTTCATATCATTATCGGGATCCCGCAGTTGCTGCTTAGACAATGCGATTTTACCGACAAACAGCGCCGATTTGTCCATCAAATTACCGTGTCCGGTTACCGGATGTTGGATATGATTAACCGCTCGCTTGACATTTTCAAAATGGAGAATGGGGTCTACAAATTTAAGCCAGAGAGGGTTGATCTGCTGGCGGTGATTCGTGGGGTGTTGGAAGAATTGGCCATGATGATTTCAGAAAAGCAACTGCGGGTGGACCTGCTGGTAGGCAATCAGGAGGCGCATGAAGAGCAACGGGTGGAGACGATGGCGGAATCATTGTTGTGTCATTCCATGTTCTCGAATTTATGCAGAAATGCTATTGAGGCATCCCCTGGTGGGGGGCTGATCACGATTAGGTTTAGTTGCCATCCGACGCTTGTGGTGTCGATTGAAAATGTGGGCGAGGTGCCGCCAGAGATTCGCGAACGCTTTTTCGAGAAATTTGTAACGGCAGGAAAGAATCAGGGGACTGGTTTTGGTACCTACTCCGCGATGCTGATAGCACGCATCCAGAAGGGAACCATTGAACTGGATACCTCAATCGTGGGAAGAACCTGTATTCGGGTAAATTTAATGGCCGCCGCCGATCAGTTGGAATAA
- a CDS encoding two-component system, sensor histidine kinase and response regulator: MLRYFRGLLKNNQEAMPRRSLKRYLAWQIAGVVAASLLLVTSIVIGLMVQHIDNMRQETMGEISFHELRRVEQRIAYLVETVDRLAKNPLVPNGLVDAQGRQTYLPKLIENFGANRDVVGVSLVDFDGTPVFAVDEPLPSFNEFPELRQALAMNRRRVLMSPSMRHMIIVDPIEYYDTTQGAIIVSYDIRLLAQRIFQEEDQTLERLVGNNRMREPSVLYTQMTDNDEKYVITSAYPNETTPYLRNLNIRLDAGILKDDYYAPLRRIIFNFILLSVLAISAAILLAVRIGNGIARPILDLCEKITHMRPDDRTVFCDSLDTHDELEDLAGAFDRRTAELWAIRDNLERLVGERTHELQLANDSLKFLNFALDEHAIVSAADVQGHITYANDHFCSISGYTREELIGKNHRIVKSQEHSEEFYRAMWRRIAHGEVWHGEIKNSKRDGGYYWTSATIVPFLDEKGKPFKYISIRTDITERKKMEEELAAALDVANAATRAKSEFLANMSHEIRTPMNAIIGLTGLCLNTELSAKQRDYLHKVFASAESLLGILNDILDFSKIEAGQLDIENIPFDLDQVFDNLSTLISNKAYEKSLELLFFRPPHIPLQLVGDPLRLGQVLTNLTNNAIKFTSTGEVIVSVGMIGRSDNLVWLEFSVCDTGIGMTAKQQQRLFKSFSQTDSSITRKYGGTGLGLAISKQLVQMMGGNIHVKSTPDVGSSFIFSVPFGVVEPSDHEPREMNRALRDLCVMVVDDNVTSAEILSSYLESYAFQVTVCPSAREAFDILRESGNTFKLILIDWKMPDINGVEAAVLIKMDLLPETPPKIILITASSREDFVRVPGAEFLDGILNKPINPSLLFNTITELFSGILPLPMSTHKNGEPNMALLHSIQGARILLVEDNEINQEIASELLREANFVVDIANNGQEAIEMLVPGRYDCVLMDVQMPVLDGLEATRKIREDVRFAKLPILAMTANAMIEDRKITRDVGMNCHIAKPIDPQELFRALVEWIAPGERALPDLGGISEVEDHSSEDLPELPGINTRDGLNRMMGNVQAYRRLLIKFADNQIDTVRGIRYATASGDLKQAAHLAHTLKGVAGNIGANSLYQAARNFEVALLAEQTESLSALLVTAGDELNQVVSAIRTNLSSASLVAFGPVDSLNVEELVPRLRELRNLLTQYDSEAEDHLVMLMMDVSDPVILHSLQILEEKIAQYDFDSALMSLDVLNGQLTHSFLREA; the protein is encoded by the coding sequence ATGTTGCGATATTTCCGCGGGCTACTGAAGAATAATCAGGAAGCGATGCCGCGCCGAAGTCTGAAGCGATACTTGGCTTGGCAGATTGCAGGAGTCGTGGCCGCATCGTTGTTGTTGGTAACCTCGATTGTGATCGGTTTGATGGTGCAGCACATCGATAATATGCGGCAAGAGACCATGGGGGAGATCAGCTTTCATGAGTTGCGGCGAGTGGAGCAGCGTATTGCCTATCTAGTGGAAACCGTCGACCGTCTCGCTAAGAATCCCCTCGTCCCCAATGGTCTGGTGGACGCCCAAGGGCGGCAGACCTACCTACCCAAGCTGATCGAGAACTTTGGGGCTAATCGAGATGTCGTCGGAGTCTCGTTAGTTGATTTCGATGGTACCCCGGTGTTTGCTGTCGACGAACCATTGCCAAGTTTTAATGAATTCCCCGAGCTTCGTCAGGCACTGGCCATGAATCGGCGGCGGGTCCTCATGTCACCTTCGATGAGGCACATGATTATTGTCGATCCTATTGAGTATTATGATACTACGCAAGGGGCTATCATTGTTTCTTATGATATAAGGTTGTTGGCGCAACGAATTTTCCAGGAAGAGGATCAAACGTTAGAGCGCCTAGTGGGAAATAATCGTATGAGGGAACCGTCGGTCCTCTACACACAAATGACAGACAATGATGAGAAATATGTTATTACCTCTGCCTACCCAAATGAGACCACCCCGTATCTGCGCAATCTAAATATTCGACTTGATGCCGGAATTCTGAAAGATGATTATTATGCGCCACTGCGCAGAATTATCTTCAATTTCATTTTGCTGAGTGTGTTGGCAATTTCTGCAGCGATCTTGCTCGCAGTGCGGATTGGTAATGGGATCGCCCGTCCGATTCTTGATCTATGTGAGAAGATTACACACATGAGACCGGATGATCGGACCGTCTTTTGTGATTCCTTGGATACCCATGATGAGCTAGAAGACTTGGCTGGTGCCTTTGATCGACGTACTGCTGAGCTATGGGCGATTCGGGACAATCTCGAGCGACTCGTCGGAGAGCGCACCCATGAATTGCAGTTGGCCAATGACAGTCTGAAATTCCTGAATTTTGCCCTCGACGAACATGCGATTGTGAGTGCGGCAGATGTTCAGGGGCATATCACATATGCCAATGATCACTTCTGTAGCATTAGTGGCTACACCCGTGAGGAGCTAATCGGAAAAAATCATCGGATTGTGAAATCTCAAGAACACTCCGAGGAATTCTATCGAGCGATGTGGCGTCGGATTGCCCATGGTGAGGTGTGGCACGGTGAGATAAAAAATTCGAAGAGGGATGGTGGATATTATTGGACCAGTGCGACCATTGTTCCCTTCCTGGACGAGAAGGGGAAACCATTTAAGTATATTTCTATACGCACAGATATTACTGAGCGTAAAAAGATGGAGGAAGAGCTGGCGGCCGCGCTCGATGTTGCCAACGCAGCGACTCGTGCGAAGAGTGAATTTCTGGCCAACATGAGTCATGAGATTCGTACCCCGATGAATGCCATCATTGGACTCACCGGGTTATGCCTAAATACCGAACTTTCCGCCAAGCAACGTGATTATCTCCATAAGGTCTTTGCCTCGGCAGAATCGTTATTGGGGATTCTCAATGATATTTTGGACTTCTCGAAGATTGAGGCGGGACAACTGGATATTGAGAATATTCCTTTTGATTTGGACCAGGTCTTTGACAATCTATCGACCTTGATATCCAATAAGGCATATGAGAAATCACTAGAATTACTCTTCTTTCGCCCCCCACATATCCCTCTTCAGTTGGTAGGTGACCCGCTCCGCTTGGGACAGGTATTGACCAATCTTACCAATAATGCAATCAAATTTACCTCGACGGGTGAGGTAATCGTATCGGTAGGCATGATTGGGCGATCCGATAATCTAGTTTGGTTGGAATTTTCGGTATGTGATACCGGTATTGGCATGACTGCCAAGCAACAGCAGCGTTTGTTCAAGTCTTTTTCTCAGACGGATTCTTCGATTACCCGTAAATATGGTGGTACCGGTCTTGGTTTGGCGATTTCTAAGCAGTTAGTACAAATGATGGGTGGAAATATCCATGTCAAAAGCACCCCAGATGTGGGTAGTAGTTTTATCTTTAGTGTTCCCTTTGGTGTAGTGGAACCATCTGATCACGAACCAAGAGAGATGAATCGAGCGTTGCGAGATCTCTGCGTTATGGTCGTAGATGATAATGTGACTTCGGCTGAGATACTCAGTAGCTATTTGGAGTCTTATGCCTTCCAGGTTACGGTATGTCCTTCCGCGAGGGAGGCGTTTGATATTCTGCGGGAATCTGGAAATACCTTCAAGTTAATTCTGATAGATTGGAAGATGCCTGATATCAATGGTGTAGAGGCGGCTGTTCTGATTAAAATGGACCTGCTGCCAGAGACGCCGCCGAAGATTATTCTGATCACAGCGTCCAGTCGCGAGGATTTTGTCCGGGTCCCAGGTGCAGAATTCCTGGACGGTATTTTGAACAAACCGATCAATCCATCGTTGTTATTCAATACGATTACCGAATTGTTCTCGGGAATATTACCATTGCCGATGAGTACGCATAAAAATGGGGAACCGAACATGGCGCTACTTCATTCAATTCAGGGGGCACGCATCTTGCTTGTTGAAGATAACGAAATTAACCAGGAGATTGCTAGTGAGTTACTACGGGAGGCCAATTTTGTGGTGGACATTGCCAATAATGGGCAGGAAGCAATTGAGATGTTAGTGCCTGGTCGCTACGATTGTGTATTGATGGATGTGCAGATGCCGGTGTTGGATGGTTTAGAGGCAACTCGCAAGATACGTGAGGATGTGCGTTTTGCCAAACTGCCGATCCTGGCTATGACCGCGAATGCCATGATCGAGGATCGTAAAATAACTCGCGATGTTGGGATGAATTGTCATATTGCCAAGCCGATTGATCCGCAGGAGTTGTTTCGTGCGCTTGTGGAGTGGATCGCCCCTGGTGAACGTGCCTTGCCCGACCTGGGGGGTATTTCAGAAGTAGAGGATCATTCTAGCGAAGACCTACCAGAGCTTCCTGGAATTAATACGCGCGATGGGCTCAATCGGATGATGGGTAATGTTCAGGCCTATCGCCGGTTACTTATTAAATTCGCAGATAATCAAATCGACACAGTGCGGGGAATTCGTTACGCGACTGCCAGTGGGGATCTAAAACAGGCTGCCCATTTGGCGCATACTCTGAAAGGCGTGGCCGGTAATATCGGTGCAAACTCGTTGTATCAAGCCGCTCGAAATTTTGAGGTAGCCTTGCTCGCTGAGCAGACAGAATCACTAAGTGCATTGCTTGTAACCGCAGGTGATGAATTGAACCAGGTCGTTTCAGCAATTCGTACCAATCTCTCATCGGCATCTCTAGTAGCCTTTGGTCCAGTGGATTCGTTGAATGTTGAGGAACTCGTGCCGCGCTTGCGAGAGCTGCGTAATTTGCTTACTCAGTACGATTCTGAGGCGGAAGATCACCTGGTGATGCTGATGATGGATGTATCCGATCCGGTGATACTCCACTCCTTGCAGATATTGGAGGAAAAGATTGCGCAATATGATTTTGATAGTGCGCTGATGAGTCTTGATGTGTTGAATGGGCAGCTTACCCACTCATTTCTTAGAGAAGCATAA
- a CDS encoding hypothetical protein (Evidence 5 : Unknown function) yields MIKRIIGYYFLSPFLHSLSNCLLPSVGRGRAITFNRHKHYITAAGTTDREAVRDALEHLDTHEGLIKTYHQPFTPKQHEALSTDDYHFSRYDANGVIVSVLPTTTVPQ; encoded by the coding sequence GTGATCAAAAGAATAATTGGATATTATTTCTTATCGCCCTTTCTGCACTCGTTGAGTAATTGTTTACTCCCCTCCGTTGGGAGGGGACGAGCGATTACTTTTAATAGGCATAAGCACTACATTACTGCCGCAGGCACAACCGATCGAGAGGCCGTGCGCGACGCATTAGAACATCTCGACACCCATGAGGGATTGATAAAAACCTATCATCAGCCCTTTACTCCTAAACAACACGAAGCTCTGTCAACAGATGATTATCACTTCAGTCGCTACGATGCCAATGGCGTCATTGTCTCCGTCCTGCCCACAACTACCGTACCTCAATAA
- a CDS encoding TRAP-type transport system periplasmic protein: MKLWSWYRIFSLLLIAVGLGVSLFLFQLYLRTREHAPPQPVDNTLYLRFGHNFQVNSALHLAAEKFAKMVRIESNGRTHVTVYPAQQLGSDDQMIEMVRDGTLDIMLVPTAKLGTAVPAMQYVDLPFFFRNRNEVYRMLDGEPGRLILAKLNSIDLIGVTFWEMGFKQFTANRPIHEPEDFRDLKMRVMKNRVIMDQYKAFGAQSLPIDFHSTYQALQDGVVDGQENPLIAIAAMDFHKVQAHLTLSNHGYLGYVFVISQKVFDTLPNDIGLLLIDIARRLTPFERAETLRYEAESLDIIRRTGITIYELTEEQRRHFSALTAHIPYQFEGVIGSDIMSRSEELLREQREENLSDIVIGLDTDLSIDSVGAGLAIKRGAMLAINEINEHGGVLGRRLALIAKDDRGLPERGIRNIDDFVAFPNLVAIIGGSTSNVVLREIDATHQARVPMLIPRAAATRIIDNGYYPNFIFRLSVSDSDSGTFLINHSLEHAQRPALLLNNAELGRENYQVLTEALQRRGIAPVAVEWFDSGEYDFPVHLSRIEASGADIVVVVATTAESIRIVNAMAERLHPLPMISHWGMSNSNMRDEARSALNKVDLTFIQSFSFLTAQTPKSLDVTQRYLATFDASSARDIFVPDSTAHAYDLVHLLALAITAAGTTDREAVRDALEHLDTHEGLIKTYHQPFTPKQHEALSTDDYHFSRYDANGVIVSVLPTTTVPQ, encoded by the coding sequence ATGAAATTATGGTCATGGTATCGGATATTTTCCCTTCTTCTCATCGCGGTAGGGTTGGGTGTTTCTCTATTTTTGTTCCAACTCTATCTGCGCACTCGTGAACATGCGCCGCCGCAACCAGTCGATAATACACTGTATCTACGTTTTGGTCATAACTTCCAAGTGAATAGCGCCCTGCACCTCGCTGCGGAGAAATTCGCCAAGATGGTGCGAATTGAAAGTAACGGTCGAACTCATGTTACGGTGTATCCCGCACAGCAGCTTGGTAGTGACGACCAAATGATCGAGATGGTCCGCGACGGTACCCTCGACATCATGCTGGTGCCCACCGCCAAACTTGGTACGGCGGTGCCCGCAATGCAATATGTTGACTTACCATTCTTCTTCCGCAATCGCAACGAGGTATACCGAATGCTAGATGGCGAACCCGGTAGATTAATCCTTGCGAAATTAAATTCCATTGACCTGATTGGCGTTACTTTCTGGGAGATGGGATTTAAGCAATTTACTGCGAATCGACCGATCCATGAGCCAGAAGACTTTCGAGATCTCAAGATGCGCGTCATGAAAAACCGCGTTATCATGGACCAGTATAAGGCTTTTGGCGCTCAATCGTTACCAATTGACTTTCACTCTACCTACCAGGCATTGCAGGATGGTGTGGTGGATGGCCAGGAAAATCCTCTGATTGCAATTGCCGCGATGGATTTCCATAAAGTACAGGCGCACCTTACCCTTAGCAACCACGGTTATCTTGGTTATGTTTTTGTCATCAGCCAGAAAGTCTTCGACACACTCCCTAATGATATTGGTTTACTCTTGATAGATATTGCGCGGCGTCTTACCCCCTTTGAACGCGCTGAAACGCTTCGTTATGAAGCAGAGTCTCTTGACATTATCCGTCGTACCGGCATAACTATCTATGAACTAACTGAAGAGCAACGGCGGCATTTTTCCGCACTGACCGCACATATACCGTATCAATTTGAAGGAGTGATTGGTTCTGACATTATGTCAAGGAGTGAAGAGCTTTTGCGTGAACAGCGTGAGGAAAACTTATCTGATATTGTAATTGGCCTAGATACCGATCTGTCGATTGATAGCGTGGGGGCTGGATTGGCAATCAAACGCGGCGCCATGCTTGCTATTAATGAGATCAATGAGCACGGTGGTGTCTTGGGTCGTAGGCTTGCCTTGATTGCCAAGGATGATCGGGGGCTACCCGAGCGTGGAATTAGGAATATTGATGATTTCGTCGCATTTCCCAATCTGGTGGCAATTATTGGTGGTTCTACGAGCAATGTGGTTCTCAGAGAGATTGATGCCACTCATCAAGCTAGGGTCCCGATGCTTATTCCCAGAGCGGCAGCCACACGCATCATCGATAATGGTTATTACCCCAATTTTATCTTTCGATTATCCGTTTCCGATAGTGACAGTGGTACCTTTCTCATCAATCATTCACTTGAGCATGCCCAACGGCCAGCCTTACTGTTGAATAATGCCGAGTTGGGCCGGGAGAATTATCAAGTATTAACCGAAGCGCTACAACGTCGTGGTATTGCCCCCGTTGCAGTAGAATGGTTCGATAGTGGAGAATATGATTTCCCGGTTCATCTATCGCGGATTGAAGCATCCGGTGCGGATATTGTGGTGGTGGTGGCCACTACTGCGGAAAGTATTCGTATTGTCAATGCTATGGCGGAACGACTCCATCCTTTGCCAATGATATCCCATTGGGGGATGTCGAATAGCAATATGCGTGACGAGGCGCGCTCTGCCCTGAATAAAGTCGATTTGACGTTTATTCAATCATTTTCCTTTCTAACCGCTCAGACGCCAAAAAGCCTCGACGTAACCCAGCGTTACCTGGCTACTTTCGATGCGTCATCGGCGCGTGATATCTTTGTCCCGGATAGCACTGCCCACGCTTACGATTTAGTACATCTATTGGCGCTCGCCATTACTGCCGCAGGCACAACCGATCGAGAGGCCGTGCGCGACGCATTAGAACATCTCGACACCCATGAGGGATTGATAAAAACCTATCATCAGCCCTTTACTCCTAAACAACACGAAGCTCTGTCAACAGATGATTATCACTTCAGTCGCTACGATGCCAATGGCGTCATTGTCTCCGTCCTGCCCACAACTACCGTACCTCAATAA